A stretch of DNA from Brevibacterium ihuae:
TGAACGAGCGATCAGTGCCGCTGTGTCCAGAGTAGCAACGCTCACCGCGGTCCGGTCAGGTGCCCTGCTCATCGTGTGCACATCAGTATTCATACACCCATTGCAAAGATTTTTGTGATTCTCATGTGCTGTGTGCAACAATTTCGCTGGTTCACACCCGTGAATCGCACACGCGTCCATCCGCACGTTCACATCGCTCCGGGATCTCGATGGCGAGCCGCCCCCGCTCTCCGACCCCCGAGGGAACACCCGGCATGAGCGCACCCACCTTCCGCCGGCAGCACGCACCGGCTCGGCGGAGTCAGATCCAGAACAGGACCGGGACGATGAAGAGAATCACACGGGCTCTCGCCTCCATCACCGCTGGCGTCATGCTGCTGTCGGGCTGCGCTCAGCTCGAGCTCAACCAGGAGGTCGACGACTTCCCCGAGTTCACCGCGTGGACGACCTACGGCACGGGCACCTCGACCTACGCCGACCTCGCCGCCGCGGCGAACACGATCTCCACGGAGGAGGACGCGCAGATCCGCATCCTCACGTCCGATACGGCGGTCGGGCGTCTCAGCCCCCTGCGGAACAAGCAGGCCGTGATGTCGCGCACGGGTGACGAGTACATGTTCTCGTTCCACGGAGAAGAGGACTTCACCACCGCCGACTGGGGCCCGCAGGACCTGCGGATCGTCTGGGCGCCCACCGGCCCGCACGCCATGATGACGCGGACGAACACCGGCATCGAGACGCCGATGGATCTCGCGGGGAAGAAGGTGCCGCGGATCACCGCGAACCCCTCGGTCAACAACAAGTTCGACGCGTACCTCGCCTATGCGGGCCTCACCTGGGATGATGTCGTCCCCGTCGAGGTCGCCTACAGCGAGCAGCCCGGCGCGCTCCAGGCCGGGAAGATCGACGTGCTGTTCCAGCAGGTCTACGGGTCCTCGCTCTACGAGCTCGAGAGCGCGGTCGACACCGCCTGGGTGGCGCTCGACCCGGAGGAGACCGAACGCATCGCCGCGCTCCAGGAGGTCGCTCCCGCGGTCGAGGTCGGCCCGTTCGAGGGGGCCGCCGGCCAGGAGGAGGGCCAGACGGACAACGGCTTCATCTACCCGCTGCCGATCGTCGCGTACGAGGAGGTCTCCGATTCGCAGGCGTACTACACGGCCAACGCCTTCCAGGAGCACTACCCGCTGTACAAGGATGCGACGGCGACCACCGAGAACTGGGACATCGAGCACGTGGTCAAGATGCCCACACAGGTCCCCTTCCACGACGGCACCGTGCAGTTCCTCGAGGAGAACGGCGCCTGGACCGAGGAGGCCGAGCAGCGCAATCAGGAGCTCATCGCCTACGGCGAGGAGATGCGCGAGACCTGGCCGGACTTCCTCGAGCAGGCCGACGCCTCCGGGGATCTCAAGCCGCAGTGGATCGAGTGGAAGGACGAGCATCTCGAACCGATCGACTGATCCCGCCTCCGCTCCCCACTCCTCAACCGGGGCCCGCTGCGGCGGCCCGATCGAACGACAGGAACTCCCATGAATCAGAGAATCACCCCGATCTGGAAGGGCGTCATCGTCGTGCTCACCCTGCTCGGCGTGCTGCTGGCGATGAGCCAGGCCTTCTTCTGGAGCCCGTTCGGGCTCACCTTCCTCACGAACTCCTACCTCTACTACACGCTCGCGTTCTTCCTCCCGATCGTGTTCCTCGTGTTCCCGGTCGCGAAGTCGCAGAAGGACCGGCCGATGCCGTTCTACGACGTCGCGCTCGCGGCGCTGACCTTCGTCGTCGCGTTCTACTTCGGCTTCAACGGCGAGAACATCGTCAATCTCGGCTGGGACAAGTCCCTGAGCTACCCGACGATCACCATCATCTTCTCGTTCGTCTTCTGGCTCATCGTCCTCGAGGCGCTGCGGCGCTCTGCCGGCCTCGTCGTCACGCTCATCGCGCTCGTGTTCTCGATCTACCCGATGTTCGCGCTCGCCGTCCCCGTGCCCTTCCTCCAGGGGATCCC
This window harbors:
- a CDS encoding TAXI family TRAP transporter solute-binding subunit; the encoded protein is MKRITRALASITAGVMLLSGCAQLELNQEVDDFPEFTAWTTYGTGTSTYADLAAAANTISTEEDAQIRILTSDTAVGRLSPLRNKQAVMSRTGDEYMFSFHGEEDFTTADWGPQDLRIVWAPTGPHAMMTRTNTGIETPMDLAGKKVPRITANPSVNNKFDAYLAYAGLTWDDVVPVEVAYSEQPGALQAGKIDVLFQQVYGSSLYELESAVDTAWVALDPEETERIAALQEVAPAVEVGPFEGAAGQEEGQTDNGFIYPLPIVAYEEVSDSQAYYTANAFQEHYPLYKDATATTENWDIEHVVKMPTQVPFHDGTVQFLEENGAWTEEAEQRNQELIAYGEEMRETWPDFLEQADASGDLKPQWIEWKDEHLEPID